tcaacgcacacatcagaTATTATGGTAAACAGAAACTCAAGCAAGTTTGtttgacatgcgagaaccaatgttacgcagcacgtttgagcttccgcaagaactaATGAGGTTTGTTAGAAGTTCTCGCGCGTCAACCACCAACGGTTGATCTtctatgttcactgatcaatgtttatatgtaaataaatgccTACATTCAATCAGTTTATCATATAAAACGATCATGCCTCGTTAGaatatttggactaaaccactcgattcatatggattagttttaccaAAGTCTcctcactcggcggccatcttggaaACGCCTCTCGGTCCTGCAAGAGCAGCTtcggggaaacatcaaattctccaaaactgtttgcgaagctttcgattaaatttcatatttgaaatcacaaatgaaatctgacaacaactgtctcataaattttgtttctaaatgctcgaatcCCGACAAAAAAAACGGCATTTTTCAgactggatcaagctaatgcgtaCACGTCTGacaggaaccggagcttctaacggccgccgCAGTGACGCGTGACTtcaccaatcagcgattggctctttttaTTTGGAAGGCGGGactttttccgccattttgcgcgttgcactttctcccatttatAAAAATACGAGTCCGTCtttctataaataaaatgtttgtttttaccacgatctctttatgaatattttgaagcgtcaaagtggtagttgtgtggaCTGTCTCGAATGAATCTTACgggtttgtaacgacatgagggtgagtaattaattacttaattttcatttttgtgtgagctAACGTTAACCATGGAAGATTATGTTTTGGAATGGAATACTGCACActttgcaataataataataataataaattaatgaaacaTGCTGTAGAAATATGCTAGAAGGCTGCTATATAATGATTTTAACAAAATCCTCACACATTGAAAGTCATTTAAGTGTCTTTATATGGCAGAAATAGCAAGAGAAGTATGCTAGCATGTTGTTATGAATTCAGAGTGAATCAAACTAATAAAATCATGTGTCActatttgaaacaacattttgCTAATATTTGTTGacatataatacatttacatgaaaTTCTATGTTTAAGTTAATGGAAAACctacatggaatatttgtatttttatacatgCATTTATCACACTGAGAAAAATGAAACTAGGTGATCAGAAACATCATCTAGAATATACACATTTGCTGATGCATGAAGCTAAGTGCATCTCTGCTCCAGATTGattgatagattgattgattgatccgGTCTCCACCCCCGCCAGCTGCTGCCTATAGATCTATTGATGAATTGATTGAGTTCTTTGTTTGCAGGTATTGATTGGTTGGATGGATGTGGCCATTGGTCATTGGTGTTGGCTGTATTTGTCCCTCCCCCCGTCTCCTCTCTGATCTGAGGTTAGTTTGGTGAAGCAGCGTCTCTGTTCACAGACATCATGGAAATACATTAAGATCAAGATATGGTATGAGCTGTTTCAGTTTTTATTCAGGTTAAATGTTTGTGTCTGTCACAATACAGTATTTGTATATGTTAGAGGCTGTAAATGGTCACAGTTTTCCAGCTTTTTACCCTGTATTTTAACCAGCTTTTGTGCAGTTTCTGTGACATTGTTTaaagtacaaatatttatatgcaagTCAAAGGTCAGTTCAATGGAGTCATAATCTTTttctttgtatatatatttgcaatatCCATGACTATACATATATTTGACTGAAACAACAAACAAGTATTTTAGTTTCTGTTTCTCAACAGCCTCAAGTAATGTCTTACTAAAGCTGTGTGACGTGAATCAGGTGCTTTTGTGGCTTTTGTTTAGTGTCTCATGAGTTTTGAGCTCCTCCATCCATCTGCTGTCTTTATTTACAGGACTTCTGTGTGTTTACTGCAGCATCACCACGGTAAGACTTTGATCATTGTTATATCAGAGgcgtatttacatattttaaagactaaatacaaatgtaaatatacacaatattactaaatgtaaatgtaaatatactaaatgtattactaaatataaatgtaaatatacacaatattactaaatataaatgtaaataaatatactaaatatattactaaatataaatgcaaatatactaaatattactaaatataaatgtaaatatacacaATATGACTAAATATATTACTacatataaatcaaatataccaaatatattactaaataaaaatgtaaataaatctactaaataaatataaatgtaaatatactaaatataaatcaaatataccaaatatattactaaatataagTGTAagtaaatactaaataaatataaatgtaaatatactaaatataaattaaatataccaactatattactaaatataaatgtaaaatatatcaaatatattacttaatataaatgtaaatatcctaaatatattactaaatataattatactaaatataaattaaatataccaaatatattactaaataaaaatgtaaataaatctactaaataaatataaatgtaaatatactaaatataaattaaatataccaactatattactaaatataaatgtaaaatatatcaaatatattactaaatataaatgtaaatatacacaATATGACTAAATATATTACTacatataaatcaaatataccaaatatattactaaataaaaatgtaaataaatctactaaataaatataaatgtaaatatactaaatataaatcaaatataccaaatatattactaaatataagTGTAagtaaatactaaataaatataaatgtaaatatactaaatataaattaaatataccaactatattactaaatataaatgtaaaatatatcaaatatattacttaatataaatgtaaatatcctaaatatattactaaatataattatactaaatataaattaaatataccaaatatattactaaataaaaatgtaaataaatctactaaataaatataaatgtaaatatactaaatataaattaaatataccaactatattactaaatataaatgtaaaatatatcaaatatattactaaatataaatgtaaatatacacaATATGACTAAATATATTACTacatataaatcaaatataccaaatatattactaaataaaaatgtaaataaatctactaaataaatataaatgtaaatatactaaatataaatcaaatataccaaatatattactaaataCAAGTGTAagtaaatactaaataaatataaatgtaaatatactaaatataaattaaatataccaactatattactaaatataaatgtaaaatatatcaaatatattacttaatataaatgtaaatatcctaaatatattactaaatataattatactaaatataaattaaatataccaaatatattactaaatataagTGTAagtaaatactaaataaatataaatgtaaatatactaaatataaattaaatataccaactatattactaaatataaatgtaaaatatatcaaatatattacttaatataaatgtaaatatcctaaatatattactaaatataattatactaaatataaattaaatataccaaatatattactaaatataagTGTAagtaaatactaaataaatgtaaatgtaaatatactaaatataaattaaatataccaactatattactaaatataaatgtaaaatatcaaatatattacttaatataaatgtaaatatcctaaatatattactaaatataattatactaaatataaattaaatataccaaatatattactaaatataaatgtagatatacattatatatacattaaatataaatatactttatacaagtgtatatatagtaatataCAAGTATATTactaaacaaattaaaagtatcaaatatattattaaatataaatatattaaatatttattagtaaCTGACTGAAGCTGATAGCGAGACGTCATTTTCAGCTCTGACGGGCAGGAGATGATGATGTTCGCCAGCAGAGATCGTGACATTCAGCGTCTGGAAGAGGAAGTGCGAAGACTTCAGCGGCTGCTGCAGGAAGTGCAGGAGAGAACggccaatcacatcgcactgcTGCAGCAGCAGCTAGCCAATAAATCACAGGACATAGAGgtagaaacatttctttatgGTGAGTGATTTATTGAAGGAACAGTTCACTCATGTACTGCTGTTGTTTATGCACACGTCTGCATGCTAGAGACTCCAGGCCAAGTTACAATCACAGCAGGACTATGAGAAGATCAAAACAGAGCTCAGGTACTACACAAATATATTCATCAATATATAATCATCAATAATATGGTATTAAAAGtgtctttattgtcattttcaGGACTCTACGAGCGCTGACACAGACGGCAGATGATCCTCATGTTGTGTCGGTAAGAGAAACACGTTTTCACTTACGTTTTAGCTTATGTGTGGCAAATGGCATAGATATAAAATGTGTCAGGTTACATGCTGCTTTATCATTTATCAAAGCGTTCATATAATGTATCAATGAATTTGATCATGAGGAATTCAAAACAGCCTAAGTTTAGAATCACATACTACTGTTTCTgtcatatactgtatttatatgTCAGAAATAGTAAGTATGTGATTCTGAACGTGAGCCGTCTGGGGCAGCGCCATctactggtaaaaaaaaaaggtcataaaaTCACATTAGTTATTTAAATGATGTATTTCTGTTCTCTTTTAGGTGTCCTCCCCTCCATCAGATGTCAGTAACGTCTCTGTTGATAATGGTGACTGTTTCATCCTCTTTTATTACAttctgtaatattaatatttcaaaaaaaaaagttaatatttcaattaaacaaaacattcacattttcatggttctctgatgtcgattaatggtcacatgacatgcagggcaacaaataaaaaaaaaataaaagtctaattttaatttatttaaaaatatttaatctttttagtgttttattttgatttattttatttcgaattaaatatttcaggtttttgtacgttttattttgattattgttttttaaatatttattaatatattatttataaatattttatatttttctaattttaatttatttcaaataaaataatttcagccTTTTTGTAAGtattgtattttaattgttttttaaataatttttctaattgtaatttatttcaaatgaaatatttcagctttttagtattttatttgattgtttttattttttaatttattttaatttattgcaaattaaacatttcagtttttttgtaagttttattttgatttgtttttatttttaatgtttgttttctaattttaatttatttaaaatatagtatttcagctttttaatgttttattttgattttattttttaatttatttcaaattaaatatttcagcttttttgtaagttatgttgattattatttaatgaaatttttttctaattttaatttatttaaaataaaatatttcagctttttagtaagtgttttattttgatttgtttttattttaaaatatttgcttatttaaattaattatataatataatatatatatatatatatatatatatataatatatatatatatatatatatatatatatatataatataaataaataattactagcttttcatcaactcgCAAACCCCTGTTTGGGAAACTGGTGTAATGTGGCCTATTTAAGAAACCAATGTACTACATAGTAAAATCTAATTCTCATAGAaagagaaaacagaataaaGTAAAACTTCATTTGCTttacaaaaatgcagtaaaGGTGTTTAGCAAAGCTGTGACAGTATATTCTGTTATGTCTGATCTGTTAATACCTTGTGAATCTTTGCTTATTGTCAGATCATGTGATCCAGAGGGAGCTTCATTACTTCCTTGGAAAAGAGGAGCCGTTGAGTGAATCCTGCCCTGATATCTCTGGACTTCCTGTGGAAAACAGGagatcaccatcatcatcatcatcatcatcatcagtaaGCCTCCATATGTTTATTAAAGAAGAGAATGACTCTGACGGGGATATCAACTGTGCCGTGGAGTCGGACGGGTTCATGGACGAGGATGAACGTGAGTTTGACACGGCTAGAATAGCTCAGCAGGTCAAAGAGGCGCTTCAGCAGCAGAACATCGGTCAGCGTGTGTTCGGTCACTATGTGCTGGGACTTTCTCAAGGAACCGTGAGTGACATACTGGCCCGACCCAAACCCTGGAGTAAACTGACCAGCAGAGGACGAGAACCCTTCCTGAGGATGAAGCACTTCCTGTCCGACGAGCACAGCATCCACACACTCCGCATCATCCAGGAGAGACTGAGAGGTGAGATGACTGACAGATGGATGGAGGAGTTCTCTGTTATAATTCTGTTtcatatctaaacatgacaacggctctctctggatcagagCACAGATCTGAATGATCGGACTTGTGAAAGGGTTAATAGAGCCGAATCGCTGTAATTTAGGAAGATCACACaggtgtttgaatcaagattgcgatcttttaacgattagtCATGCAGCTCTtgtatcatttataaagtgttttCAGCAGTGTGCATCATGAACTCAGTGCTGAAGCTTCACTACATGAGGCTGATCTCTGTGTCTCTGTCTCGTTACTGAAGGCATCGTCCCGTGGGTTCGTCCTCCAGAGATGAGCTCAGATGAGGTGATCAGGAACATTCTGGATCAGAGCCGACTGGAGCGTGAGTTCAGACTCCGCTATATGATACtttaaaactattattattctttGTATTAATTTATATGGCTTATCGTACATCAacttaaatattgtatttatatatatttttatatttaaataatatatttaaagatgtttaatggatttatggtttatttttgttgaaataaaaaagttttttaatattttattttgagttttttttttagttaactataataaccctgatttaCAAATGTTACCTGGGcaagtatgaaataaataactttAAGTTTAAgtataaaaatggaaataaaaatgaattgaagctatgtaaaaatatttttaaaaatgtgaaaaataaaatattttatttcagctagctgCCAAGGCAACACTTCCGATTTTCGTCTAGTTTAACgttaagtactaaaataactaaaaattaataaactgtctttttttattatttaaagtttagttacctaaatgtaaaaataataaaattaatacaaattaaaagtaaaattaaataaaaattaaaaaataatacctaaattggaaatgttgccttggctactaactaaaataaatagcctatgtttaagttgaagtactaaaattacttaaagctaaaatggaaataaaaacaaataaaactgtaGAAATATAACAAAATCAGTGAATTCTAAATTTGAGGTTTTGTTAATGCCAACAAAATCGTAAGATTAGCTGAGATTCattatgttcagatattcatacaacaaaatattctgtgggccatgaaaattttgtgagaatcattaaaaaaaaaaaaaaaaaaacgctggcagggaaagagttaaagtgtAACTTCACAGATTTTCAACCCACTTTGTGTTGTTGTACTTCCACTAAACTCACTCCCGATAAATGTTTACTCTTTAAATTCTTGCATCCAGGAACAATACAAGTcaacaccattatgactaaaagtttgctaagaagtatttcctactaaagcaaggcggtatttgactgtttaagtgtatccatagcagactggtgggagtggccttggacggcaacatgcccagtgcattatgggtgttgtttagttttcctacctatttggcaaaagggaagacgACAgcctttttctgttttctctagtcaggtagcaccgatttcatttttaacccttTCTGAATCTTTATGGTGTTTCAGTGATGGATGTGGACAGCAGGTCTCTGCGCGGAGGAGACGTATCAGAGGACATTATCAGAAACATCCTGCATCAGGCCGAACATGAGATGCAGCTCCAGTCGCATGTGACGAACGAGACAGCGCGCAACACTGTGAAGCCGGAAGAGGTGGATTATGGGACACTTAATCCCAGTGTTCAGTCGCCATCTGATTTTGTCCAAAGCATCATCCGAAAGGTCAAATGTGAAATGGATGTAGACACTCACCCCTCAGCTTCTCCAGCTTCTCTGTCCTCCATCAACCGCTCGTTCCGGACGCTTCCTGTGGATTCGGGACCGAGGACGCAGGCGGATTTCCAGCTGGTGTGTGTTGAAAGCTGTGAGGATGAGAGTCTGACCGGCCTGGATCTTCAGTCACTGGAGCTGGACACCAGCAGCATCACACAGAGAGTGAAAGAAGCTCTCGCACTCAACAACATCGGTGAGACGGAGGGTTTGTGTGCTCCACATATAAAGCAGATGATAGAGAGATATGTTTTGATAACGTTCTCATTAGGTtgtgaaaacgttatttctaaacattctctgaaaatgtccagtttttaaaaACGTTTCTGGGTtgtgaaaacgttatttctaaacattctctgaaaatgtccagtttttaaaaACGTTTCTGGGTTGTGTGAACGTTAAGGTAACATTCCatttttcaaacattatggaattgttacttttgaatgttctctgaacgttctgaaacgaGTAACATTTAAACAATGTTGATCAATGtccaactaaaacgtttcatgaaatttttataaatttttcataaatttttCTTGGTTATACAAACATTCCATTTGATCATTCTTCAAGCATTATGGGAACATTACTTTCTCTGaatattctgaaacaagtagcaacattttaaaaaaacaatgttttctgtATGCTGGGAAACCTGATCATACCTACAGACCAGAAGCAGTGATGTTATTGTTtactaaaactatttaaaatcatgttcggtaattgaaataaagctcatataaaataaattattcactATTTTGttcctcaatttgctaaatcatgcacactatttattattttctcttgatttgctaaatcgtgcacactatttactattttgttcctcgatttgctaaatcgtgcacactatttactatttcgttctcttgatttactaaattgtgcgcactatttactatttcgttctcttgatttactaaattgtgcgcactatttactatttcgttctcttgatttactaaatcgtgcgcactatttactatttcgttctcttgatttactaaatcgtgctcactatttactatttcgttctcttgatttactaattcgtgtgcactatttactat
This Ctenopharyngodon idella isolate HZGC_01 chromosome 5, HZGC01, whole genome shotgun sequence DNA region includes the following protein-coding sequences:
- the LOC127513166 gene encoding homeobox protein cut-like 2 isoform X2; translation: MMMFASRDRDIQRLEEEVRRLQRLLQEVQERTANHIALLQQQLANKSQDIERLQAKLQSQQDYEKIKTELRTLRALTQTADDPHVVSVSSPPSDVSNVSVDNDHVIQRELHYFLGKEEPLSESCPDISGLPVENRRSPSSSSSSSSVSLHMFIKEENDSDGDINCAVESDGFMDEDEREFDTARIAQQVKEALQQQNIGQRVFGHYVLGLSQGTVSDILARPKPWSKLTSRGREPFLRMKHFLSDEHSIHTLRIIQERLRGIVPWVRPPEMSSDEVIRNILDQSRLELMDVDSRSLRGGDVSEDIIRNILHQAEHEMQLQSHVTNETARNTVKPEEVDYGTLNPSVQSPSDFVQSIIRKVKCEMDVDTHPSASPASLSSINRSFRTLPVDSGPRTQADFQLVCVESCEDESLTGLDLQSLELDTSSITQRVKEALALNNIGQRVFGEEVLGLTQSSVSELLSHPKPWTKLSLKGKENFIRMHRWLQDPHNVQRLTKIDQRARLKRDSQRTLDGHGFCLGDHTGAFEAVKRPRVVLSVQEKDALRAAYQLEPYPSQYTIERLASQLGLQTSTVSNWFYNYRSRIRRDGLTEPVQTRTVQSPASTSPVSSSLVPIKQEPSDPEMEDDTQRHTRVSVAVQAVTSVKTEKVEDPASF
- the LOC127513166 gene encoding homeobox protein cut-like 2 isoform X1; translated protein: MDFCVFTAASPRSDGQEMMMFASRDRDIQRLEEEVRRLQRLLQEVQERTANHIALLQQQLANKSQDIERLQAKLQSQQDYEKIKTELRTLRALTQTADDPHVVSVSSPPSDVSNVSVDNDHVIQRELHYFLGKEEPLSESCPDISGLPVENRRSPSSSSSSSSVSLHMFIKEENDSDGDINCAVESDGFMDEDEREFDTARIAQQVKEALQQQNIGQRVFGHYVLGLSQGTVSDILARPKPWSKLTSRGREPFLRMKHFLSDEHSIHTLRIIQERLRGIVPWVRPPEMSSDEVIRNILDQSRLELMDVDSRSLRGGDVSEDIIRNILHQAEHEMQLQSHVTNETARNTVKPEEVDYGTLNPSVQSPSDFVQSIIRKVKCEMDVDTHPSASPASLSSINRSFRTLPVDSGPRTQADFQLVCVESCEDESLTGLDLQSLELDTSSITQRVKEALALNNIGQRVFGEEVLGLTQSSVSELLSHPKPWTKLSLKGKENFIRMHRWLQDPHNVQRLTKIDQRARLKRDSQRTLDGHGFCLGDHTGAFEAVKRPRVVLSVQEKDALRAAYQLEPYPSQYTIERLASQLGLQTSTVSNWFYNYRSRIRRDGLTEPVQTRTVQSPASTSPVSSSLVPIKQEPSDPEMEDDTQRHTRVSVAVQAVTSVKTEKVEDPASF